The window CAAGGATTCGATTTATGACAATTTATAATAGCGGAGAGGTTATTTTGTTATTGTTTCCTTTTGTTGATACAAAAGAGATGAAGCGTCGTCCTGCATTGGTGCTTTTGGACACAAAGGATGAAGATATAATTGTGGCAAGGATAACCAGCCAAATTACCCAGACAGCCTTTGATGTTCTCCTTATAGATTGGCAAAAGGCAGGTTTGTTGCTTCCTTCAATTGTTAGAATGCATAAGATTGCAACAATAGAAAAGCGATTTATAGAAAGAAAACTAGGAAACCTAACCCATAACGATTGGCTACAAGTCCAATCAAAGATAAAACAGCTGTGGTCACTTATACTCTAATGGCAAAATGAAAAATCTTTTATCTTTCTGGTTTTGGCAGCTTTGGGCTATGGGGCGGATTTGTTCGTGCCAAGCCAGTATGGGACAATTCAGGCAGCAATTAGTGCAGCAGGAAATGGTGATAGAATCTTTGTCTTAAGAGGGAAATAATGCAAAGGGCAGTAATTTGTGGTATAATTAAAGGGAGGTGATTTAAGTGGCAAAGGCTTTAGAAATTGAAAGAGAATATGACCATATGAAGTTAATTGAGAAAAGATTTACCATTTTGGTGGGTGGTCGATTAAGGGATAAAAACAAAATGATTGAGGCAGTAAAAAAACAGGATGAACTACGAGAAAGATTTGGAAAACCCCAAGAAGGTTTCTCTAGCGTTTCTGAGTTGAGAAAATGGAGAGATAGAAAATGATAGTTATAGATGCCTCTGTGGCTCTAAAATGGTTTCTTCAAGAAAAAGATTCAGATAGGGCATTAAGGATTAGAGAGGAGCATCTTTCAGGTCTTAGGGGGCTGAATGCTCCAGACCTGATATTAAGTGAAGTTTCTAATGTCTTACGATTTAGCCCCCATTACAATTCTCAAGCAACCAAATCTGCCCTTGTTTCTCTCCTTGACATAGATATAAATGTTGTTGTCTTATCAAGAGGGATTTATGAATTAGCGATTGAGCTTGCTTATCGGTATGAGATTACAGTCTATGATGCCATCTATGTAGCTTTGGCACAGGATTTAGGATATGATTTTATCACCGCCGATGAGAAATTATATCAAAAGGTTAAGGGTTTAAGGTTTGTAAAATTGCTAAGCAAAATTTAATGAAAAAGTTTTTGTGTTTTCTGGTTTTGGGAGCTTTGGGCTATGGGGCAGATTTGTATGTGCCATCGCAATATACCACCATTCAATCTGCAATAAATGCGGCAAATAATGGCGATACCGTCTGGGTGGCCGATGGGACATATAGGGGAACTGGGAATAAGGACTTAACCTGGACTGGCAAGCATATTACCGTAAGATCAGAGAATGGACCTAATAATTGCATCATTGACTGCCAAGGCTTAGGAAGGAGGTTAGTTTATTGTATTTCTCTTCAGTAGTTTTTTATAATATAAACTTAGGAGGTGAGAGATGAAGTATACAGTAATTATTGAAGCAGGAAGGGAATCAGGCTATGTTGCTTTTTGTCCTGCATTAAAGGGATGCGTTTCTCAAGGCTCTACAAAAGAGGAGGCAATGGTTAATCTTAAAGAGGCTATGGCAGGATATATTGAGGCACTCATTGAAGATGGGCTTCCAATTCCAAGTGAGGTTAGTAAAGAATATGTTGACCTTGAGCTAGCAATAAAATGAATAAGCTACCAAGAGGAATTTCTGGACAAAAGGTGATAAATGCCCTCCAAAGGATAGGTTTTTATGTAAGGCGACAGAAGGGAAGTCATGTGATTATGAGGCGAGATTTTCCCTTTGCCCAGGTGAGCGTTCCAAAACATAAGTCACTTGATACTGGAACATTAGATATTATTCTGGAAGGAGCAGATATAAGTATTGAGAAATTTGGAGAGATATTATAGAGATGTGCTTGGTTTTTTTAAGATG is drawn from bacterium and contains these coding sequences:
- a CDS encoding type II toxin-antitoxin system PemK/MazF family toxin, translating into MTIYNSGEVILLLFPFVDTKEMKRRPALVLLDTKDEDIIVARITSQITQTAFDVLLIDWQKAGLLLPSIVRMHKIATIEKRFIERKLGNLTHNDWLQVQSKIKQLWSLIL
- a CDS encoding type II toxin-antitoxin system VapC family toxin, whose amino-acid sequence is MIVIDASVALKWFLQEKDSDRALRIREEHLSGLRGLNAPDLILSEVSNVLRFSPHYNSQATKSALVSLLDIDINVVVLSRGIYELAIELAYRYEITVYDAIYVALAQDLGYDFITADEKLYQKVKGLRFVKLLSKI
- a CDS encoding type II toxin-antitoxin system HicB family antitoxin, whose amino-acid sequence is MKYTVIIEAGRESGYVAFCPALKGCVSQGSTKEEAMVNLKEAMAGYIEALIEDGLPIPSEVSKEYVDLELAIK
- a CDS encoding type II toxin-antitoxin system HicA family toxin produces the protein MNKLPRGISGQKVINALQRIGFYVRRQKGSHVIMRRDFPFAQVSVPKHKSLDTGTLDIILEGADISIEKFGEIL